AATCAGGATGCCTCCTCCGTTTGATTTATTGCCGATCCTGCTGCAAGGTCTGTGGGCCACGATTTTAATCACGCTCGGTGGAATCGCCGTGGCGTTGGTCAGTTCGCTGTTAGCGGGCCTCGGACGTGATTCGCGTGATCCGATCGTCCGCTGGACGGCGACCATCTATGTCGAAACCTTTCGCGGCGCCTCGGCGATCGTGCTTCTGTATTGGTTTTATTTCGCGATGCCGGGCTTAATCGGCGTCAGCATGCCGGCGATGGTCGCAGGAATCGTCATCTTGGGACTGAATATCGGCGCGTATGGCGCCGAGGTCGTCCGCGCCGCGATCCAATCCGTTCCTGTTGGTCAACGCATCGCCGCCAAAGCGTTGAATCTGACCCCCTGGCAAACGATGCGTCA
The nucleotide sequence above comes from Blastopirellula sp. J2-11. Encoded proteins:
- the ehuC gene encoding ectoine/hydroxyectoine ABC transporter permease subunit EhuC; this translates as MPPPFDLLPILLQGLWATILITLGGIAVALVSSLLAGLGRDSRDPIVRWTATIYVETFRGASAIVLLYWFYFAMPGLIGVSMPAMVAGIVILGLNIGAYGAEVVRAAIQSVPVGQRIAAKALNLTPWQTMRHIVLPQAALAATPPLGNLMIELLKSTALVSMITVVDLTQMGMFLRTETHRSLAIFSMLLLIYFVLSQCIAAAVRQIEHRLARGQDYGGAR